Proteins from one Mycobacterium sp. SMC-2 genomic window:
- a CDS encoding NAD(P)/FAD-dependent oxidoreductase, which translates to MASSITFAIIGGGLAGAKAAEALRDSGFDGQITLFADEEHLPYERPPLSKEYLAGKKALSDFTVQNSDWYRDHNVDLRLGARVSALNAGERAVLLPDGTTVRYEKLLLATGSASRRPPIPGADAGGVHYLRTYDDAVALNSLLTEGSSLAVVGGGWIGLEVAAAARQRGVDVTVVETAKQPLVTALGETAGEVFARLHRDHGVDLRLETQVEEITTSGGQATGLKMRDGSTVAADAVLVAVGAKPNVELAEQAGLAMGDGGVLVDASLRTSDPDIYAVGDIAAAEHPLFGGRIRTEHWANALKQPAVAAAGMLGNPGEYAELPYFFTDQYDLGMEYVGHAPGFQRVMFRGDVAGREFVAFWLDGDNRVLAGMNVNIWDVLDDVKALIRSRAPVDPNKLADPKFPLAGLLG; encoded by the coding sequence ATGGCCAGTTCTATCACATTCGCCATCATCGGCGGCGGACTCGCCGGAGCTAAAGCGGCAGAAGCGTTGCGCGACAGCGGATTTGACGGGCAGATCACCTTGTTCGCCGACGAGGAACATCTGCCCTACGAGCGGCCACCGCTTTCCAAGGAGTATCTCGCTGGAAAGAAGGCGCTGAGCGATTTCACCGTGCAGAACTCCGACTGGTACCGCGACCACAATGTCGACCTGCGACTCGGCGCGCGGGTGTCGGCCTTGAACGCGGGCGAACGCGCCGTCTTGCTCCCTGACGGCACCACGGTGCGGTACGAGAAACTGCTGCTGGCGACGGGATCGGCGTCCCGGCGCCCGCCGATACCCGGGGCCGACGCCGGCGGTGTCCACTATCTGCGCACCTACGACGATGCTGTGGCCCTGAATTCTCTTCTCACCGAAGGCTCTTCCCTGGCGGTGGTGGGAGGCGGGTGGATCGGCCTGGAGGTGGCCGCCGCCGCCCGTCAGCGGGGCGTCGACGTGACCGTCGTCGAGACGGCCAAGCAACCGCTCGTGACCGCGCTCGGCGAAACCGCGGGCGAGGTGTTCGCCCGACTGCATCGCGATCACGGCGTGGACTTGCGGCTCGAGACGCAGGTGGAGGAGATCACGACGAGCGGCGGCCAAGCCACCGGGCTGAAGATGCGTGATGGGTCGACGGTTGCCGCTGATGCGGTGTTGGTGGCCGTCGGCGCCAAGCCCAACGTCGAACTCGCCGAGCAGGCCGGGCTTGCCATGGGTGACGGCGGCGTGCTGGTCGATGCGTCACTGCGCACCAGTGATCCCGATATTTACGCCGTTGGCGACATCGCCGCCGCAGAACACCCGTTGTTTGGCGGCCGGATTCGCACCGAGCACTGGGCCAATGCGCTCAAGCAGCCCGCGGTGGCGGCCGCCGGGATGCTCGGCAACCCGGGCGAATACGCCGAGTTGCCCTATTTCTTCACCGACCAGTACGACCTCGGAATGGAGTATGTCGGCCACGCGCCCGGCTTCCAGCGCGTGATGTTCCGGGGCGACGTTGCCGGCCGTGAGTTCGTCGCGTTTTGGCTCGACGGCGACAACCGGGTGCTGGCCGGGATGAACGTCAACATCTGGGATGTGCTCGACGACGTCAAAGCGCTGATCAGATCCAGGGCTCCCGTCGATCCGAACAAGCTGGCCGATCCCAAGTTCCCGCTGGCCGGGCTATTGGGCTGA
- a CDS encoding DUF72 domain-containing protein — translation MTVRIGTSGWSYNHWVDVLYPPGLPAARRLARYVEVFDTVELNASFYRWPKDSTFAGWREQLPDGFKMSVKAHRGLTHYRRLASVGPWIERFARCWELLGDRRGVLLVQLHPEQQRDDARLDAFLGAVPESIRVAVELRHPSWNDPAVYDLLERRRAAYVVMSGAGLACVPRATTDLVYVRMHGPDQDAIYAGCYSNDQLRRWADLIAGWRADGKDVWMYFNNDLGGHAVRNAMTLQELLR, via the coding sequence TTGACCGTACGGATCGGTACCTCCGGGTGGTCCTACAACCATTGGGTGGACGTGCTGTACCCGCCGGGGCTGCCCGCCGCGCGCCGGCTGGCCCGCTACGTCGAGGTGTTCGACACCGTCGAGTTGAACGCGAGTTTCTACCGCTGGCCGAAGGATTCGACCTTCGCGGGCTGGCGCGAACAGCTGCCGGACGGCTTCAAGATGTCGGTCAAGGCGCATCGGGGGCTGACCCACTACCGCCGCCTGGCGTCCGTCGGGCCATGGATCGAGCGGTTCGCACGCTGTTGGGAACTGTTGGGCGATCGCCGCGGGGTGCTGTTGGTGCAACTGCACCCCGAACAGCAGCGCGACGACGCGCGCCTGGACGCTTTTTTGGGCGCCGTGCCGGAGTCGATCCGGGTGGCCGTGGAGCTGCGCCACCCGTCCTGGAACGACCCGGCCGTCTACGACCTGCTGGAACGACGCCGCGCCGCGTACGTGGTGATGAGCGGCGCCGGGCTGGCTTGCGTGCCGCGGGCCACGACCGATCTGGTGTACGTCCGCATGCACGGTCCGGACCAGGACGCCATCTACGCCGGCTGCTACTCGAACGATCAGCTGCGCCGGTGGGCCGACTTGATCGCCGGGTGGCGGGCCGATGGCAAGGATGTGTGGATGTACTTCAACAACGATCTGGGTGGGCACGCGGTGCGCAATGCGATGACGTTGCAAGAACTTTTGCGCTAA
- a CDS encoding endonuclease yields the protein MSQREQLVRRLLDVAGTTYAAEARIKLDDKPMPLFQLLVLCMLASKPIDAAIAMSAGRELFKAGLRTPEAVLASDRQTMIDAFGRAHYVRYDESSATRLTDMAEHVRDEYSGDLRELADRCQHDVAAAKRLLKQFKGIGDTGADIFLREVQDTWSWVRPYFDERAIAAARQLGLPTQPAKLGALVPESNARLAAALVRTSLDGDLRRQVSG from the coding sequence ATGTCCCAACGCGAGCAACTGGTACGACGGCTGCTTGACGTTGCCGGGACCACCTATGCCGCCGAGGCGCGAATCAAGCTCGACGACAAGCCGATGCCGCTGTTTCAGTTACTGGTCCTCTGTATGCTGGCGAGCAAGCCGATCGACGCCGCCATCGCCATGAGCGCAGGGCGTGAGCTGTTCAAAGCGGGCCTGCGCACCCCCGAGGCCGTGCTGGCTTCGGACCGGCAGACCATGATCGACGCCTTCGGCCGCGCCCACTACGTGCGCTACGACGAGAGCTCGGCCACCCGGCTCACCGACATGGCCGAACACGTGCGCGACGAGTACTCCGGCGATCTGCGGGAACTCGCCGACCGCTGTCAGCACGACGTCGCGGCGGCCAAACGTTTGCTCAAGCAGTTCAAGGGGATTGGGGACACCGGCGCCGACATCTTCCTGCGCGAGGTGCAGGACACCTGGAGCTGGGTGCGGCCGTATTTCGATGAGCGCGCGATTGCCGCGGCCAGGCAATTGGGCCTGCCGACCCAGCCGGCAAAGTTGGGAGCCCTTGTGCCGGAGAGCAATGCGCGGCTGGCCGCCGCGCTCGTCAGGACGTCGCTGGACGGCGACCTGCGCCGGCAGGTGAGCGGTTGA
- a CDS encoding TfoX/Sxy family protein: MAYDENLADEIRELVASERGVDEKRMFGGLAFLINGNMSVAVSGQGGLLVRVPPDDLDNVLRRAHVSPMVMAGRDVRGWVRVDPAGVRTMRQLQGWVRRGVGYARSLPAK, from the coding sequence ATGGCCTACGACGAGAACCTGGCCGACGAGATCCGCGAGCTCGTCGCCTCCGAGCGCGGCGTGGACGAGAAACGCATGTTCGGCGGCCTCGCGTTTCTGATCAACGGCAACATGTCCGTGGCCGTCAGCGGCCAGGGCGGTCTGCTGGTCCGGGTGCCGCCGGACGACCTCGACAACGTGCTGCGGCGCGCCCACGTCAGCCCCATGGTGATGGCCGGCCGCGACGTCCGCGGCTGGGTGCGGGTGGACCCCGCCGGAGTGCGGACCATGCGCCAGCTTCAGGGTTGGGTGCGGCGCGGGGTCGGCTACGCGCGCAGCCTCCCGGCCAAGTGA
- a CDS encoding nitroreductase family deazaflavin-dependent oxidoreductase, which yields MTLKRQVVHRIQRLLVNPVGRQMPGIILETTGRKSGKPRRTAVGGRLVDNQFWMVSEHGEHSDYVRNIKADPAVRVRIGGRWRNGTAHLLPDDDPLRRLGDLPRLNSAVVRLMGSDLLTIRVDLD from the coding sequence GTGACTCTCAAACGGCAAGTCGTCCACCGCATTCAGCGGCTCTTGGTCAATCCGGTGGGGCGGCAGATGCCGGGAATCATCCTGGAAACCACCGGCCGCAAGAGTGGCAAGCCGCGGCGCACCGCCGTCGGCGGACGGCTGGTCGACAACCAGTTCTGGATGGTCTCCGAACACGGCGAACACTCGGACTACGTCCGCAATATCAAGGCCGATCCGGCCGTTCGGGTGCGCATCGGCGGTCGGTGGCGCAACGGCACCGCGCATCTGCTGCCCGACGACGACCCGCTGCGGCGGCTCGGCGATCTCCCGCGGCTCAACAGCGCGGTGGTGCGGCTGATGGGGAGCGACTTGCTGACCATTCGGGTTGACCTGGACTGA
- the lon gene encoding endopeptidase La, translating to MAEAKSVPVLFVTDTIVLPGMVVPIALDEAARTAIDAAQASESGQLLIAPRLDDRYPSHGVIAKILQVGRIAGGGTAAVVRGERRAQIGTGASGPGAALWVEVTEVPEAETTDEIKALTAEYRKLLLAMLQRREAWEIVDYVNRLTDPSALADTSGYASYLSSEQKRQLVETVDVAERLRVLIDWTSTHLAEVEVNDKIAEDVREGMEKTQKEFLLRQQLAAIRKELGEGEPDGSDDYRARVEAADLPEKVREAALREVGKLERSSDQSPESGWIRTWLDTVLDLPWNVRTEDSTDLKAARGVLDADHHGLDDVKDRIVEYLAVRARRAQRGLQVVGGRGSGAVMVLAGPPGVGKTSLGESVARALGRKFVRVALGGVRDEAEIRGHRRTYVGALPGRIVRAIGEAGTMNPVVLLDEIDKVGSDYRGDPSAALLEVLDPAQNHTFRDHYLDLDLDLSDVVFLATANVIENIPSALLDRMELVQIDGYTEDDKVAIARDYLLPRQRERAALTDDEVTVTDAALRKIAADYTREPGVRQFERLLAKALRKVTTKLAESAGPITIDEPDLVDYLGRPRFTPDSAERTAVPGVATGLAVTGLGGDVLYIEAGATDGEAGLQLTGQLGDVMKESAQIALSYVRSHAAELGVQPEALDRRIHVHVPAGAVPKDGPSAGVTMVTALVSMATGRQVRSDVGMTGEVTLNGRVLPIGGVKQKLLAAQRAGLSTVFIPARNEPDLDDVPAEVLAALDVRPMTDVADIVAQALGPVAETATLAA from the coding sequence ATGGCTGAAGCCAAATCGGTGCCGGTGCTGTTTGTCACCGACACCATCGTGTTGCCCGGGATGGTCGTTCCGATCGCGCTCGACGAGGCCGCGCGCACGGCGATTGACGCCGCCCAGGCAAGTGAATCGGGGCAGCTGCTGATCGCGCCCCGCCTGGACGACAGGTACCCGTCACACGGTGTGATCGCCAAGATATTGCAGGTCGGACGCATCGCGGGCGGCGGCACCGCGGCCGTCGTGCGCGGTGAGCGCAGGGCGCAGATCGGGACGGGAGCGTCCGGGCCCGGCGCGGCGCTGTGGGTCGAGGTGACCGAGGTTCCCGAGGCCGAGACGACGGACGAGATCAAGGCGCTGACGGCTGAGTACCGCAAGCTGCTGCTGGCCATGCTGCAACGGCGCGAGGCCTGGGAGATCGTCGACTACGTCAACAGGCTGACCGACCCGTCGGCGCTGGCGGACACTTCCGGCTACGCGTCCTACCTGTCCAGCGAGCAGAAGCGGCAGCTGGTGGAGACGGTGGACGTCGCCGAGCGGCTGCGCGTGCTGATCGACTGGACCAGCACGCACCTGGCCGAGGTCGAGGTCAACGACAAGATCGCCGAGGACGTGCGCGAGGGCATGGAGAAGACGCAGAAGGAGTTCCTGCTGCGCCAGCAGCTGGCCGCCATCCGCAAGGAGCTGGGCGAGGGCGAGCCCGATGGGTCCGACGATTACCGCGCCCGCGTCGAGGCCGCCGACCTGCCCGAGAAGGTGCGGGAGGCCGCGCTGCGCGAGGTCGGCAAGCTGGAACGCTCGAGCGACCAAAGCCCGGAGAGCGGCTGGATCCGCACCTGGCTGGACACCGTGCTCGACCTGCCCTGGAACGTGCGGACCGAGGACTCGACGGACCTGAAGGCCGCGCGCGGCGTCCTGGACGCCGACCACCACGGGCTGGACGACGTCAAGGACCGCATCGTCGAATACTTGGCCGTGCGGGCCCGCCGCGCCCAGCGGGGGCTGCAGGTCGTCGGCGGCCGGGGCTCCGGCGCGGTGATGGTGCTGGCCGGTCCCCCCGGCGTCGGCAAGACGTCGCTGGGTGAGAGCGTGGCCCGGGCGCTGGGCCGCAAGTTCGTGCGCGTCGCCCTGGGCGGGGTGCGCGACGAGGCCGAGATCCGCGGGCACCGGCGCACCTACGTCGGCGCGTTGCCGGGCCGGATCGTGCGCGCGATCGGCGAGGCGGGGACGATGAACCCCGTCGTGTTGCTGGACGAGATCGACAAGGTCGGTTCCGACTATCGGGGCGACCCCTCGGCGGCCTTGCTGGAGGTCTTGGACCCGGCGCAAAACCACACGTTCCGGGATCACTACCTGGATCTGGATCTGGACCTGTCCGACGTGGTGTTCCTGGCCACCGCCAACGTGATCGAGAACATTCCGTCGGCCCTGCTGGACCGCATGGAACTGGTGCAGATCGACGGCTACACCGAGGACGACAAGGTCGCCATCGCCCGCGACTACCTGCTGCCGCGGCAGCGGGAACGGGCGGCGCTGACCGACGACGAGGTGACCGTCACCGATGCCGCGTTGCGCAAGATCGCCGCCGACTACACCCGGGAGCCCGGTGTGCGGCAGTTCGAGCGGCTGCTGGCCAAGGCGCTGCGCAAGGTGACCACCAAGCTGGCGGAAAGCGCCGGGCCGATCACCATCGACGAGCCGGACCTGGTCGACTACCTCGGACGTCCGCGGTTCACCCCGGATTCGGCCGAACGCACGGCGGTGCCCGGCGTGGCCACCGGGCTGGCCGTGACCGGCCTGGGCGGCGACGTGCTCTACATCGAGGCCGGCGCCACCGACGGCGAGGCGGGTTTGCAGCTGACCGGTCAGCTGGGTGACGTCATGAAGGAGTCGGCGCAGATCGCGCTGTCCTACGTGCGCTCCCACGCCGCGGAGTTGGGGGTCCAACCCGAGGCCCTCGACCGGCGCATCCACGTGCACGTGCCCGCCGGGGCGGTGCCCAAGGACGGCCCGTCGGCCGGTGTCACCATGGTGACCGCCCTGGTGTCGATGGCCACCGGACGGCAGGTGCGCTCCGATGTCGGCATGACCGGCGAGGTCACGCTGAACGGGCGGGTGTTGCCGATCGGCGGCGTGAAGCAGAAGCTGCTGGCGGCCCAACGGGCCGGCCTGTCGACGGTCTTCATCCCGGCGCGCAACGAGCCCGATCTGGATGACGTGCCCGCCGAGGTGCTCGCCGCGCTAGACGTGCGGCCGATGACCGACGTCGCCGACATCGTCGCGCAGGCGCTGGGACCGGTGGCGGAGACCGCGACGCTCGCCGCTTGA
- a CDS encoding phytanoyl-CoA dioxygenase family protein produces MALTHPAPTALDPDVLASAARDLTSTGSITFLVDDDAVTYTVEGSTIRVTEGQRTADAVVRLSRRAWDDLVGQIRTAINLLLSGELSFERGGFDQLADWDPALRYLHAGIPPYDPARADLKGRDPLATFTLDAEDAELTAQLQTMGYLHVKGVFGAEEMRAANREIDRLAARARPGDDRSWWVTAEDGGSVLCRLVYATLRSPVLAALENDPRVRRLGTLVNPALRPAPDRMEGSAVLLKVPGNTSGLANIPWHQDCGMGGHALMCPAVSVGIQLTGSDAATGNLRVVPGSHGQAIHYRWEQRFQQVPEVSIDTAPGDATVHIQDLMHASPRPTGAGGRRTMYVTHYPPQLFEHVGPGEAFNDLVRNRTERVARLQ; encoded by the coding sequence GTGGCGCTGACGCACCCCGCCCCGACCGCGCTTGACCCGGATGTGCTCGCATCCGCGGCCAGAGATCTCACCTCCACCGGCTCCATCACCTTCCTGGTCGACGACGACGCCGTCACTTACACCGTCGAGGGCTCGACGATCCGCGTCACCGAGGGGCAGCGCACCGCGGACGCCGTCGTGCGCCTTTCCCGACGGGCCTGGGACGACCTGGTTGGCCAAATCCGCACGGCCATCAACCTGCTGCTCAGCGGTGAATTGTCCTTCGAGCGGGGCGGCTTCGACCAGCTGGCCGACTGGGACCCGGCCCTGCGGTACCTCCACGCCGGCATCCCGCCCTACGATCCGGCGCGAGCCGACCTGAAGGGGCGCGACCCGCTCGCCACGTTCACGCTCGACGCCGAGGACGCCGAGTTGACCGCACAGTTGCAAACCATGGGGTACCTGCACGTCAAGGGGGTCTTCGGCGCCGAAGAGATGCGTGCCGCCAACCGCGAGATCGACCGCCTCGCGGCCCGGGCCCGGCCCGGGGACGACCGTTCGTGGTGGGTCACCGCCGAGGACGGCGGCAGCGTGCTGTGCCGATTGGTCTACGCGACGCTGCGCTCGCCCGTCCTCGCCGCACTGGAAAACGATCCCAGGGTGCGCAGGCTGGGCACCCTCGTCAATCCCGCGCTGCGGCCCGCACCCGACCGGATGGAAGGCAGCGCGGTATTGCTCAAAGTGCCCGGGAACACCAGCGGGCTAGCCAACATCCCCTGGCATCAGGACTGTGGGATGGGTGGACACGCGCTCATGTGCCCCGCGGTCAGCGTCGGCATTCAACTCACCGGCTCGGACGCCGCGACCGGCAACCTTCGCGTGGTCCCCGGCAGCCATGGTCAGGCGATCCATTACCGGTGGGAACAGCGGTTCCAACAGGTACCGGAGGTGAGCATCGACACCGCCCCCGGCGACGCCACCGTCCACATCCAGGACCTGATGCACGCCTCGCCCCGGCCGACCGGCGCCGGCGGCCGCCGCACGATGTACGTCACGCACTATCCGCCGCAACTCTTCGAGCACGTCGGGCCCGGCGAGGCCTTCAACGACCTGGTACGCAACCGCACCGAGCGGGTCGCCCGCCTGCAGTAA
- a CDS encoding alpha-hydroxy acid oxidase — translation MELERRKAVRRRVPKVRDLAPLIQFKRPRFNATKRRLDAAYTIGDLRRIAKRRTPKAAFDYTDGAAEDEISLERARQAFRDIEFHPTILRDVSNVTAGWNVLGQPVVLPFGIAPTGFTRLMHTEGEIAGAAAAAKAGIPFSLSTLGTCAIEDLATAVPQGRKWFQLYMWRDRERSMALVRRAADAGFDTLLATVDVPVSGARLRDNRNGMTIPPTLTLRTVLDAVPHPKWWFDLLTTEPLAFASLDRWPGTVAEYLSTMFDPSLTFDDLEWIKAQWPGKLVVKGIQTLDDARAAVERGVDGIVLSNHGGRQLDRAPVPFHLLPEVAREVGEDTEILVDTGIMSGADIVAAVALGARCTLVGRAYLYGLMAGGQAGVTRAIEILADGVIRTMRLLGVTCLEELSPRHVTQLRRLGPVR, via the coding sequence ATGGAACTTGAACGACGAAAGGCCGTCCGGCGACGAGTGCCCAAGGTGCGCGATCTCGCGCCGCTGATCCAGTTCAAGCGCCCTCGGTTCAACGCGACCAAGCGCCGCCTCGACGCCGCGTACACCATCGGGGACCTGCGACGCATCGCCAAACGGCGCACGCCCAAGGCGGCGTTCGACTACACCGACGGCGCCGCCGAGGACGAGATTTCCCTCGAACGCGCTCGACAAGCCTTCCGCGACATCGAGTTTCACCCGACGATCCTGCGTGACGTCAGCAACGTCACCGCCGGCTGGAATGTCCTGGGTCAACCGGTCGTCCTGCCGTTCGGCATCGCGCCCACCGGGTTCACCCGGTTGATGCACACCGAGGGCGAGATCGCCGGCGCGGCGGCGGCGGCCAAGGCGGGCATCCCGTTCTCGCTGTCCACGCTCGGCACCTGCGCGATCGAGGACTTGGCGACCGCTGTTCCCCAGGGCAGGAAGTGGTTTCAGCTCTACATGTGGCGCGACCGCGAACGCTCGATGGCGCTGGTGCGGCGCGCGGCCGACGCGGGTTTCGACACCCTGCTGGCCACGGTCGACGTGCCGGTCTCCGGCGCGCGGCTGCGCGACAACCGCAACGGGATGACGATCCCGCCGACGCTGACGCTGCGCACCGTCCTGGATGCGGTGCCGCACCCGAAATGGTGGTTCGACCTGCTGACCACCGAGCCGCTGGCGTTCGCGTCTCTGGACCGCTGGCCGGGGACTGTCGCCGAGTACCTGAGCACCATGTTCGACCCTAGCCTGACCTTCGATGACCTGGAGTGGATCAAGGCCCAGTGGCCGGGCAAGTTGGTCGTCAAGGGCATCCAGACGCTCGACGACGCCCGCGCGGCCGTCGAGCGCGGTGTCGACGGCATCGTGTTGTCGAACCACGGTGGGCGCCAACTGGATCGGGCTCCCGTGCCGTTCCATCTGTTGCCGGAGGTCGCGCGTGAGGTCGGCGAGGACACCGAAATCCTCGTCGATACCGGCATCATGTCCGGCGCCGACATCGTGGCCGCGGTCGCGCTGGGCGCGCGGTGCACGCTGGTGGGGCGGGCCTACCTGTACGGGTTGATGGCCGGCGGCCAAGCGGGGGTGACGCGCGCGATCGAGATCTTGGCCGACGGGGTGATCCGGACGATGCGGCTGCTGGGGGTCACCTGCCTCGAGGAGCTCTCCCCCAGGCACGTGACGCAATTGCGGCGCCTGGGGCCTGTTCGATAG
- a CDS encoding DUF1810 domain-containing protein produces the protein MQPESDPFDLERFVGAQAPVYRNVVEELRAGRKRSHWMWFVFPQLRGLGGSPTAVHYGISSLDEARAYLRHEILGPRLHECARLVNEVQHRSVGDIFGSPDDLKLCSSMTLFAHATTDNEDFLAVLDKYYDGRQDQLTLQRLDPA, from the coding sequence ATGCAACCGGAGAGCGACCCCTTCGACCTCGAGCGCTTCGTCGGCGCGCAGGCCCCGGTGTACCGCAACGTCGTCGAAGAACTGCGTGCCGGGCGAAAACGCAGCCACTGGATGTGGTTTGTCTTCCCCCAGCTACGCGGCCTGGGCGGCAGCCCGACCGCGGTGCACTACGGCATCTCGTCTCTCGACGAGGCCCGCGCATACCTGCGCCATGAGATCCTCGGGCCGCGATTACATGAGTGCGCCCGGCTGGTCAACGAGGTGCAGCACCGATCCGTCGGCGACATCTTCGGCTCGCCCGACGACCTGAAGTTGTGTTCGTCGATGACCCTGTTCGCCCACGCGACCACGGACAACGAGGACTTCCTCGCCGTCCTCGACAAGTACTACGACGGCCGGCAGGACCAGCTGACGCTGCAGCGCCTAGACCCCGCTTAG
- a CDS encoding alpha-amylase family protein yields MTAPGWVEHAIWWQVYPLGFVGAFPASSEPPRPDEHRLRRLADWFDHAIALGASGVALGPIFASRTHGYDTTDHYRIDPRLGDDADFDHLVAEAHRRGLRILLDGVFNHVGVDFPRYRQGAAGWFTGGTFEGHSELITLNHDNPEVIGYTADVMAHWLERGADGWRLDAAYTVPERFWASTLPRVRERFPDAWFVGELIHGDYAAVVRAATFDSATQYELWKAIWSSLNDGNFFELDWALQRHAEFLAGFAPLTFIGNHDVTRIASQLENSRHVAHALVILLTVGGVPSVYAGDELGFRGVKEERYGGDDAVRPEFSSPPLELDAFGAEVWALHQFLIGLRRRHPWLHRASTTALRLENRHYVYETRSGEDALLVALNIGDEPMRLALSELGTPHRQVLGGSSAPPQEVLDAVVVEPHGWRILSGV; encoded by the coding sequence GTTCGTCGGCGCCTTTCCCGCGTCGTCGGAGCCGCCGCGGCCGGACGAACACCGGCTGCGGCGGCTCGCCGACTGGTTCGACCACGCCATCGCACTGGGTGCCTCGGGCGTGGCGCTGGGGCCGATCTTCGCCTCGCGCACACACGGTTACGACACCACCGACCACTACCGCATCGACCCCCGGCTCGGTGACGACGCCGATTTCGACCACCTGGTGGCCGAGGCCCACCGCCGCGGCCTGCGCATCCTGCTCGACGGCGTGTTCAACCACGTCGGCGTGGACTTTCCCCGCTACCGGCAGGGTGCGGCCGGATGGTTCACCGGGGGGACGTTCGAGGGCCATTCGGAGCTGATCACGCTCAACCACGACAACCCCGAAGTCATCGGCTACACCGCGGACGTGATGGCGCACTGGCTGGAACGCGGCGCCGACGGCTGGCGCCTCGACGCGGCTTACACGGTGCCGGAAAGGTTTTGGGCGTCGACGCTGCCACGGGTGCGCGAGCGGTTCCCGGACGCCTGGTTCGTCGGCGAGCTCATCCACGGCGACTACGCCGCGGTGGTGCGGGCCGCCACCTTCGACTCGGCCACCCAATACGAGCTGTGGAAGGCGATCTGGAGCAGCCTCAACGACGGAAACTTCTTCGAGCTGGACTGGGCCCTGCAGCGGCATGCCGAGTTTCTGGCCGGCTTCGCCCCGCTCACCTTCATCGGCAACCACGACGTCACCCGCATCGCCAGCCAGCTCGAGAACTCCAGGCATGTGGCGCACGCGCTGGTGATCCTGCTGACCGTCGGGGGTGTGCCCAGCGTGTACGCGGGCGACGAGCTGGGGTTCCGGGGCGTCAAGGAGGAGCGCTACGGCGGCGACGACGCGGTGCGGCCCGAATTCAGTTCTCCCCCACTGGAATTGGATGCGTTCGGTGCGGAAGTGTGGGCGCTGCACCAGTTCCTGATCGGGTTGCGCCGTCGGCACCCGTGGCTGCACCGGGCGTCCACCACCGCCTTGCGGCTGGAAAACCGCCACTACGTGTACGAGACGCGCAGCGGCGAAGACGCGCTACTGGTCGCGCTGAACATCGGCGACGAGCCGATGCGGCTGGCGCTCTCGGAACTCGGGACGCCCCACCGGCAGGTGCTCGGCGGGTCCTCGGCGCCACCGCAGGAGGTCCTCGACGCGGTGGTCGTCGAGCCGCACGGCTGGCGGATCCTAAGCGGGGTCTAG